The genomic region GACGGCGACGATGTCGAGACCCGACGCACGCGCGTCGTCGAGCAGAGCGGGTATCTCGGTCAGACTCGGCTCCGGACGCAGCGGTGCGCCGTCTGCTGAGCCGTCGCGGAGCATCCCGAGCACCCCGCGCACCTCGTCGAGCGCCGTCGCGCTGGTGTCGCGGATGGATCGCAGGCTCTCCCTCGCCCGATCGGGATCATCGTCGAAGAGGTGCAGGCCGACGCCCGCCTGCACGCTGATCTGCGAGAGGGAGTGGGCCAGCACGTCGTGCAGCTCGCGTGCGATGCGGAGCCGCTCCTCCTCAGCGGCGGACCGGCGGCGGGAAGCCTCGTCGTGGGCCGCTGCGCGGAACCGGGCACGGCGAGCCGATGCTCCCGTGACTGCGGCGGCGACGAGACAGAGGACGACGGTGACCAGGAGCACGCGGATGCCTCCGGTGCCCGCACCGCTCACAGCCACCCACACGGCGCCGACGACGCCGACGCCCGCGAGAGTGCTCCACGCCCAGGTCGCCGCTCCGCCGAGCACGGCTCTGGCGACGGCGAACGCGACCGGAAGAGCGGCGGCCGGCGGTCCCACGGCCAGCGCGATGGCCGGGGTCGCGAACGCCGCGACGACGATCACGCCCGGCCCGCGCCAGGGCAGGAGCAGCAGAACCCCTGCGGCGATGCCGGAGAGCGCGGCGAGACCGGCGCCGACGTCGATGGTGCGGTGCATCCCGTGCCACGCGGGCGCCATAGCGAAGGCCAAGCCCGGCAACTGCACGGTCACGCTGAGCGCGGCGGCGACGGCTCTGCCCCTCAGAGACCGCCTCGCGCGGACAGCCGGGCCGGGCTCGGGCCCGGTGCGCAGCCAGGGCGGATACGGCATCCCCTCATGCTAGCCAGGCGACGTCGTGCGGCCATCGGCCGACGGGTGTCGCGGCCTACTCCCCGTGGAGTATGCGATGCTCCTCTCCGGTGGCCACCGGGCGATCGGGGTGGTTCGACCACTGGCTCCACGAACCGGGATAGAGTGCGGCCTCGTATCCGGCGATCATGAGGGCGGCCACCGTGTGCGCGCCTGTGACGCCCGAGCCGCAGTAGCCGGCGACGGGGATGTCTCCGCGCACGCCGAGTGCGGCGAACCGGTCCCGGAGTGCCTCAGCGGAGAGGAAGCGGCCCGTGTCATCGACGTTGCCCGTGGTGGGCGCGTTGACGGCCCCGGGAACGTGGCCGGCCCGCGGGTCGATCGGCTCCGTCTCTCCTCGGTAGCGCTCAGGGGCACGGGCGTCGAGAAGGACTCCGTCGGCCGCGACCTCCGCCGCTTCGTCCATCGTGACGACCGGCAGCCGGCCGTACCGGAGCACGACGGTGCCGGGTCGCGGCGTCGTCTCGCCGGACTCGAGCGCCCGCCCGGACTGCGTCCATGCGCGCAGCCCGCCGTCGAGCATCCGCACCGAGTCGAGTCCCGCGTGCCTCAGCAGCCACCAGGCGCGCGCGGCCGACATGTTGGCGAGGTCGTCATAGACGACGACCTCGGAGCCGTCGTCGAGACCCCAGCTGCGAGCATCCCGCTGCAACCGCTCGACGGCCGGCACCGGATGCCTGCCCTCCTTCGGATCACCGACCTCGGCCAGCTGTCGGTCGAGGTCGACGTATACCGCACCGGGAATGTGCCCTGCCGCGTGGTCGAGACGCCCGTCGGGGCGATCGAGGCGCCACCGAACATCGAGGATGACCACCGCTCTGTCATTCCGTCGGCCCGCGTCGATCAGGTCGGCGAGGTCGTCGGCGGTGATGAGGACATCGGAGCGTTCGGACATGAGACAACGCTACCCACGAGCGCGCCCCTGTGCTGCCCGAGCCATGACGCAGGAAAACCCTCGATCGTCGACGAGGCGTGACGATCGAGGGTTCTACGCTCCCCCACTTGGACTCGAACCAAGAACCTGCCGGTTAACAGCCGGCTGCTCTGCCAATTGAGCTATGGAGGAATGCCCTCGCGGGCTTGTTCACTTTACCAAAGCGCGGCCTGCACACAAATTCGAGGCGCATGCGTCGACGGCCGACCCGCGCAGCTCATTCGCTCAGCCGCAGAGCCTCGGCCAGCTCGGCCACGTAGGAGTGCGTCGGCGCCGTGAAGACGTCCTGCATGGTGCCGTAGCCGACGAGCGAACCGGCCTTCAGCACGGCCACCGTGGCTGCCGCGTGACGCAGCACGCGGGCGTCGTGGCTGACGATCACGGCGGCGAAATCGTGCTCGCCGTGCAGCGCCGCGAGCAGGTCGACGACGGAGTCTCGCACGGTCACGTCGATGCCGGCCGTCGGCTCGTCGGCGATCAGCACCTGCGGCCCGAGCACGAGCGCCTGCGCGATCGCCACACGCTGCCTCTGTCCCCCGCTGAGCTCGTAGGGATACTTGTCGAGCACGCCGAGCGGCAGCCGCACCGAGTCGAGCATCGACGCGACACGCATGCCGGCCTCGCGTCGACTGAACCGCTTGTCGCGTTCGTAGATGGGGGCGGCGACCAGGTCGGCGACGGTGTGCGCGCGATCGAGACGGGCGCCGGCATCCTGTCGTAGGTATCCGACGTGAAAGGTGAGACTCTGCCGCTCGCGCGCCTTCAACCTGCGTGCCGAGTGTCCCATCACGAGCGCGTCGCCGCCGGTGATGCGCGGCGCGACACCGCCGTCGACAGTGCCACGACCGGAGAGGATGCGGGCCAGCGTGCTCTTGCCCGAGCCGCTCTCTCCGAGCACGCCGAGCACCTCGCCCGACCGCACGCGCAGGCTCACGCCGCGCAGCGCGACGCATCCGGAAGAGGGACCGTGCGGCGGGTACTCCGCGGAGAGATCGTCGAGAACGATCGGGTCGCGGTATGCCGGCGCGCTCATGCCCTGACTTCCTCGTGCATGCCTTCAGCCTATGGGAGCAGTGCCACGGGCGAGGGCAGCACCTCACTCGCCGCGCAGCCGCGCGCGCTCCTGGTCGATCTGCACGAGTTCGTGCTGGATGCCCGTGACCGCCTCACGGTCTGCTGCCTCGGTGCGCTGCAGCCGACCGAGGGCATCCGCCTTGCGTCGCAGCAATTCGCGGTCGAGCAGCGAGGCCGTCACCGACGAGGCCCAGGCAGCGACGCCGGCCTCGTCTCTGGCCGGAATGGGGGCAACGCTCAACTGCCTGACGAGGCCGGCGAACGGAGCGGGCACGTCATCGGCGATGCGCGCGGCCCATCCACTCGACCCGAACGTGTCCAGGTTGGCCGCGACAGCATCGCGGACGACGGCGAGGGTGGCGCTGGACAGTCCGACACGGCTCACCGCCGCCGCGCGGTCGGCACCGACGTGCAGGGGGTACTGGAGCACGGCCATCAGAGCCTCGCGCTCAAGCCTGGTCGCCGGGTCGTTGCCGAGCCCGGCCAGGGTCACCTCGGGCTGGGCGGGCGCCGAGATCTCGCGCTCCGCCGACGCGGGAGCACGTCGCTCATCCGGACGGGTGCCGCGCGCGTTCGTCCCTGCTGACGCTGTGCGCACCGCCGCCTGCACCTCGGCGAGCTCGGTGCCCAGCATGCGCGCCAGCTGCCGCGTGTATCCCGGTCGCAGCGCCGGGTCCCTGATGCCCGCCACGATCGGCGCGCACTCACGGAGCGCCGCGACGCGCCCCTCGACGGTCTCGAGATCGTACTTGCCGAGTGCCTGGCGAATCACGAACTCGAACATCGGGCGCTTCGTGTCGATCATGCGACGCACGGCGGCGTCGCCCTTCTCCAGCCGCAGATCGCAGGGATCGAGGCCCTCCGGTCCGACGGCCACGTAGGTCTGGGCGGCGAAACGCTGCTCTTCGCCGAACGCGCGCAGCGCCGCCTTCTGGCCTGCGGCATCCGGGTCGAAGGTGAACACCACCTCGCCGAGTCCGCTGTCATCGCCGAGCACGCGCCTCAGCACCTTGATGTGGTCGACGCCGAAGGCGGTGCCGCAGGTGGCGACCGCGGTGTCGACGCCGGCGAGATGGCACGCCATGACGTCGGTGTACCCCTCGACGACCACGACGCGGTGCGCACGGGAGATCTCGCGCTTGGCCAGGTCGAGGCCGTAGAGCACCTGCGCCTTGTGATAGATCGCGGTCTCGGGGGTGTTCAGGTACTTCGGGCCCTTGTCGTCGTCGAGCAGGCGGCGCGCGCCGAATCCGACGGTCTGGCCGGTGACGTCGCGGATCGGCCAGATCACCCTGCCACGGAATCTGTCGTAGGCGCTGCCCCGCTCGCCCGTGGAGACGAGCCCGGATGCCGCGAGTTCATCGGCCGTGAAGCCGCGGCCGCGCAGGTGGGCGCCGAGGGAATCCCACGAGTTCGGTGCGAAGCCCACCCCGAAGCGCTCGGCCGCCACCGGGTCGAAGCCGCGCTCACCGAGGAAGCGGCGGGCGATGTCGGCATCGGGAGCGCCGAGCCGTTCCCGGAAGAACTCCTCCGCCGCGGCGTTGGCGGCGATGAGACGGGCACGGTTGCCGGTCTCGGCCGCTGCCGGACCGCCGTCTTCGTAGTGCAGCGCGTAACCGATGCGGGCGGCGAGCCGCTCCACGGCGTCGGCGAACGAGACGTGATCCATCTTCATCAGGA from Humibacter ginsenosidimutans harbors:
- a CDS encoding sensor histidine kinase, with product MPYPPWLRTGPEPGPAVRARRSLRGRAVAAALSVTVQLPGLAFAMAPAWHGMHRTIDVGAGLAALSGIAAGVLLLLPWRGPGVIVVAAFATPAIALAVGPPAAALPVAFAVARAVLGGAATWAWSTLAGVGVVGAVWVAVSGAGTGGIRVLLVTVVLCLVAAAVTGASARRARFRAAAHDEASRRRSAAEEERLRIARELHDVLAHSLSQISVQAGVGLHLFDDDPDRARESLRSIRDTSATALDEVRGVLGMLRDGSADGAPLRPEPSLTEIPALLDDARASGLDIVAVGDTTNVVAGGLGTSPASVQSAAYRIVQEALTNVRRHAPGTRVEVELRASATALELRVENGPAAEGTAPADTRGSLPSGGKGILGMRERARALGGTLTAVATADGGFVVRATLPLMRRSDEA
- a CDS encoding sulfurtransferase, coding for MSERSDVLITADDLADLIDAGRRNDRAVVILDVRWRLDRPDGRLDHAAGHIPGAVYVDLDRQLAEVGDPKEGRHPVPAVERLQRDARSWGLDDGSEVVVYDDLANMSAARAWWLLRHAGLDSVRMLDGGLRAWTQSGRALESGETTPRPGTVVLRYGRLPVVTMDEAAEVAADGVLLDARAPERYRGETEPIDPRAGHVPGAVNAPTTGNVDDTGRFLSAEALRDRFAALGVRGDIPVAGYCGSGVTGAHTVAALMIAGYEAALYPGSWSQWSNHPDRPVATGEEHRILHGE
- a CDS encoding ATP-binding cassette domain-containing protein, whose translation is MSAPAYRDPIVLDDLSAEYPPHGPSSGCVALRGVSLRVRSGEVLGVLGESGSGKSTLARILSGRGTVDGGVAPRITGGDALVMGHSARRLKARERQSLTFHVGYLRQDAGARLDRAHTVADLVAAPIYERDKRFSRREAGMRVASMLDSVRLPLGVLDKYPYELSGGQRQRVAIAQALVLGPQVLIADEPTAGIDVTVRDSVVDLLAALHGEHDFAAVIVSHDARVLRHAAATVAVLKAGSLVGYGTMQDVFTAPTHSYVAELAEALRLSE
- the dnaG gene encoding DNA primase; the encoded protein is MAGRIRQSDVDEVKARTNLADIVGDYVTLKPAGVGSLKGLCPFHDERSPSFQVRPQVGLYHCFGCGEGGDVYAFLMKMDHVSFADAVERLAARIGYALHYEDGGPAAAETGNRARLIAANAAAEEFFRERLGAPDADIARRFLGERGFDPVAAERFGVGFAPNSWDSLGAHLRGRGFTADELAASGLVSTGERGSAYDRFRGRVIWPIRDVTGQTVGFGARRLLDDDKGPKYLNTPETAIYHKAQVLYGLDLAKREISRAHRVVVVEGYTDVMACHLAGVDTAVATCGTAFGVDHIKVLRRVLGDDSGLGEVVFTFDPDAAGQKAALRAFGEEQRFAAQTYVAVGPEGLDPCDLRLEKGDAAVRRMIDTKRPMFEFVIRQALGKYDLETVEGRVAALRECAPIVAGIRDPALRPGYTRQLARMLGTELAEVQAAVRTASAGTNARGTRPDERRAPASAEREISAPAQPEVTLAGLGNDPATRLEREALMAVLQYPLHVGADRAAAVSRVGLSSATLAVVRDAVAANLDTFGSSGWAARIADDVPAPFAGLVRQLSVAPIPARDEAGVAAWASSVTASLLDRELLRRKADALGRLQRTEAADREAVTGIQHELVQIDQERARLRGE